From Anopheles funestus chromosome 3RL, idAnoFuneDA-416_04, whole genome shotgun sequence, a single genomic window includes:
- the LOC125771462 gene encoding zinc finger protein 62 homolog, whose amino-acid sequence MEPAGCANVKPLSNQKFQLCCVFCLETTSYRNSKLLFQLQPISTMEATIRQCRTCLSISECDYLSIFAEENRTKKIDTVIAAHLWFEVVATSESQWICQSCWCKLEEFHEFYISIKEAHNQRTTPGDSDSVTAKATSVSPPICNGPTYNTEFLEIKGEPFDIEEFDEDGYSLGGSSPCDKMLSCDDIKSEESDESESDSAQPQDEGTKKREKFTRSRGSRASRQATGERLAKRKAGGRFPADPEEDKNILQFYKRIVCEVCDNKRMMVGEPLIEYATWGELLRHTKELHGHYKIFVQCPVCEMKLRTKVTLVQHMDMHQNPDKYRCEVCGEVFQNMKEHMQNKHEERQFSCDLCGSKFPFKKRLVVHMKKMHAEKNVTCDQCQKSFTRYTIEDHRRSVHMARFVCEHCPKTFKIRFRLHKHMQEHDKSLRISTSVPCPTCGQVMGDKYILRQHIKHMHNEQQAVDCETCGKTFKNYRNLKIHLTNVCMKPIQLHPCAICGKQFRHKNKLKDHMASCTPN is encoded by the exons ATGGAGCCAGCGGGTTGCGCAAACGTCAAGCCGCTGTCAAACCAAAAGTTTcaattgtgttgtgttttttgtttagaaacCACATCCTACCGTAATAGTAAATTATTGTTCCAACTACAACCAATTAGCACAATGGAAGCCACCATCAGACAATGCAGGACGTGTCTCTCTATCAGCGAGTGCGATTATTTGAGCATATTTGCAGAGGAGAACAGGACGAAGAAAATTGACACAGTTATCGCAGCGCATCTTTGGTTTGAG GTAGTTGCCACGAGTGAAAGTCAATGGATATGTCAGAGTTGTTGGTGTAAACTGGAAGAGTTTCACGAATTCTACATCAGCATAAAAGAGGCGCATAATCAACGAACTACCCCAGGCGATAGTGATAGCGTCACCGCCAAAGCGACTTCAGTTTCACCACCAATTTGTAATGGTCCGACGTACAATACGGAGTTCCTGGAGATAAAAGGAGAACCGTTCGATATCGAGGAGTTCGATGAGGATGGATACAGTTTAGGCGGAAGCAGTCCATGTGACAAAATGTTATCCTGTGATGATATAAAGAGTGAGGAATCGGACGAGAGTGAAAGTGACTCTGCCCAGCCACAGGATGAAGGgacgaaaaaaagagaaaagttcACTCGATCGCGTGGATCCAGAGCTTCGAGACAAGCGACCGGTGAACGGCTTGCAAAACGAAAGGCTGGCGGACGCTTTCCTGCTGATCCAGAGGAGGATAAGAATATACTACAGTTCTACAAACGCATTGTGTGCGAGGTGTGTGACAACAAGCGGATGATGGTAGGAGAACCACTGATTGAGTACGCGACCTGGGGCGAACTGTTGCGGCACACAAAGGAGCTGCACGGACATTACAAGATCTTCGTGCAGTGTCCCGTGTGTGAGATGAAGCTGCGCACGAAGGTGACGCTGGTGCAGCACATGGATATGCACCAGAATCCGGACAAGTATCGGTGTGAAGTGTGCGGCGAGGTGTTCCAGAACATGAAAGAACACATGCAGAATAAGCACGAGGAGCGACAGTTTAGCTGCGATCTGTGCGGAAGCAAATTCCCCTTCAAAAAGCGGCTTGTGGTGCACATGAAAAAGATGCACGCGGAAAAGAACGTCACGTGTGATCAATGTCAGAAATC TTTCACGAGATACACAATCGAAGACCATCGGCGGTCGGTGCATATGGCTCGGTTTGTGTGCGAACACTGTCCGAAGACGTTCAAGATTCGGTTTCGGTTGCACAAGCACATGCAGGAACACGACAAAAGTTTGCGCATCTCCACGTCTGTGCCTTGTCCGACCTGCGGCCAGGTGATGGGCGATAAGTACATTCTCCGACAGCATATCAAGCACATGCACAACGAGCAGCAGGCTGTCGACTGTGAGACATGCGGGAAGACGTTCAAGAACTATCGCAACCTGAAGATACACCTGACGAACGTGTGTATGAAACCGATCCAGCTGCATCCGTGTGCGATCTGCGGCAAACAGTTCCGGCACAAGAACAAGCTGAAAGATCATATGGCGTCCTGCACGCCAAATTGA
- the LOC125771465 gene encoding zinc finger protein 317-like, which translates to MATKCEVCFSTTECSMKEIFSDENKHIVEIIAKHLWFEVVQTAVDTWVCIKCWDALQEFHKFYCEVETARQQQAARALIDKDEEDVSGGLEPKYSTEFFEVKVEPGELLDNTEEEDVNCADEKAVHCAFVKCEESMEIDPTAPTSDEEALQDNKSDSSSTDGMKNRLKKKSKRLHTVEEAAKQGKSIAQKEEDESLINFYKRIVCEKCDNQRMMVGEPQIDFGTWRALLRHTKEIHKHDKVYVKCPLCDLKLRTKQTLIQHKDCHENPEKYRCSLCNEIHQNMKEHLQNKHQERQFCCEVCGKKFPFKNRLTVHMKKMHVEKDIICDQCQKPFTKYTIEDHKRSVHSARFVCEHCPKTFNSRFRLLKHMEEHDESLRNSTSVPCTICGQVMRDKYILTRHIKLMHSVQPSVSCTTCGKTFKCKRNLSVHMTNVCMEPTRLFPCTICGKEFRRKNKLKEHMSTHTGKPLYKCSFCPETFRQDTHLYYHRKNVHYDQWLKMQQQRKEGVRFKLTELS; encoded by the exons ATGGCAACCAAATGCGAAGTATGTTTCTCGACGACGGAATGCAGCATGAAGGAAATATTCTCcgatgaaaataaacatattgTAGAAATAATAGCGAAACATCTGTGGTTTGAG GTAGTACAAACAGCGGTAGATACTTGGGTGTGTATCAAATGCTGGGACGCTTTGCAAGAATTCCACAAATTTTACTGTGAAGTTGAAACAGCCCGACAACAACAAGCAGCTCGTGCGCTAATTGACAAGGACGAGGAAGATGTTTCCGGTGGCTTGGAACCAAAATACAGCACAGAATTTTTCGAGGTGAAGGTAGAGCCGGGTGAACTGTTGGATAACACTGAAGAGGAAGATGTAAACTGTGCCGATGAAAAGGCAGTGCATTGTGCTTTCGTAAAATGCGAAGAATCAATGGAAATCGATCCTACTGCTCCCACGTCGGACGAGGAAGCTCTTCAGGACAATAAGTCGGATTCATCTTCGACAGATGGTATGAAAAATAGGCTGAAGAAAAAGTCTAAAAGGCTCCATACTGTAGAAGAGGCGGCAAAGCAAGGCAAATCGATCGCACAGAAGGAGGAAGATGAAAGTTTGATAAACTTCTACAAGAGGATAGTctgtgaaaaatgtgataatcAGCGCATGATGGTTGGTGAGCCTCAGATCGATTTCGGTACGTGGCGCGCTCTGTTGCGCCACACGAAGGAAATCCATAAGCATGATAAAGTATACGTGAAATGTCCGCTGTGCGACTTGAAGTTGCGAACGAAGCAAACTCTCATACAGCACAAGGATTGCCATGAAAATCCGGAAAAGTATCGTTGCTCGCTGTGTAACGAGATTCACCAGAACATGAAGGAGCATCTGCAGAATAAGCACCAAGAAAGGCAGTTCTGTTGCGAAGTGTGCGGGAAAAAGTTTCCGTTCAAGAATAGGCTAACAGTACACATGAAGAAGATGCACGTAGAGAAGGACATCATTTGCGACCAGTGTCAAAAACC CTTTACAAAATACACGATCGAAGATCACAAACGATCCGTTCATTCTGCGCGATTTGTTTGCGAACATTGTCCAAAAACGTTCAACAGTCGCTTCCGTTTACTAAAGCATATGGAGGAGCACGATGAAAGCCTTCGGAACTCCACCTCAGTGCCGTGTACAATATGTGGGCAGGTGATGCGGGACAAGTACATCCTAACCAGGCACATAAAGCTAATGCACAGCGTACAACCGTCGGTGAGCTGCACTACCTGTGGGAAAACGTTCAAATGCAAACGCAATCTTTCCGTGCACATGACAAACGTGTGCATGGAACCAACCCGACTGTTTCCCTGTACAATCTGCGGCAAGGAGTTCCGGCGGAAGAACAAACTAAAAGAGCACATGTCTACGCACACTGGTAAGCCGTTGTACAAGTGCTCGTTCTGCCCAGAGACATTTCGACAAGATACGCACCTTTACTATCATCGGAAGAATGTACACTACGATCAGTGGCTgaagatgcagcagcagcgtaAAGAAGGTGTACGATTTAAATTGACTGAACTATCGTAA
- the LOC125771464 gene encoding zinc finger protein draculin-like, giving the protein MALAKEEKYPIARGQSAPLEQQCDVCLRKESACFGKSDPIFEGKNVLAIVVQHLDLKITLTRVCQHCWSKLEAFDEFYRMVNEQHHFHKPLKIDPPDDVIGMEFVEIKHEPLVEEDKDLLVKEEKEPLPNTECDKLLPEHSMSVDNDEENLKNENTNYASSDESEDSFTPPNPTRSAGKPTVKKEPKVDTEILDFYKRLVCEVCDAERMLAGEPSIEYGNLRELNKHMRKMHDHVIATSIKCPMCDKKLRYRAKLLEHRDMHLNPEQFRCVVCQEVHQNMAEHMKNKHQERTYCCEECGKRFPFKARLTAHVKKMHTTKDVVCDQCQKSFSKYTIDDHKRAVHESKFICEHCPRTFKSRFSLEQHMEEHVEGLRKSMAATCDKCGVVLRDKYTLQSHIKRMHTDHPPVSCVSCGKVFKSKHNLNAHLANVCTERSFPCHICGKQFKKKIKLKEHMTTHTKSALYQCPYCPKTFSFETQLYTHRKQKHYEQWLEMQRKRKEGFRFKVNRVSDMPAM; this is encoded by the exons ATGGCGTTAgcgaaagaggaaaaatatcccattgcCAGAGGGCAAAGCGCCCCTTTAGAGCAGCAATGTGATGTATGTCTTCGGAAGGAAAGTGCTTGTTTCGGCAAATCGGATCCCATATTCGAAGGAAAAAATGTCTTAGCCATCGTCGTACAGCATCTGGACTTAAAAATCACACTGACGCGCGTTTGTCAGCATTGCTGGAGCAAATTGGAAGCGTTTGATGAGTTTTATAGAATGGTTAACGAGCAGCATCACTTTCACAAGCCTCTTAAAATCGACCCACCGGATGATGTGATCGGGATGGAGTTTGTAGAAATTAAACATGAACCTCTGGTTGAGGAAGATAAAGATTTGCTGGtaaaggaagaaaaggaaCCACTTCCGAACACTGAATGTGACAAGCTATTGCCTGAGCACTCCATGTCAGTAGATAACGACGAAGAGAATCTAAAGAATGAGAACACTAATTACGCTTCATCCGATGAAAGCGAAGATTCCTTCACACCACCAAATCCGACTCGAAGCGCCGGAAAACCAACCGTCAAAAAGGAACCCAAGGTGGACACTGAGATACTGGATTTCTATAAACGATTGGTGTGCGAGGTGTGCGACGCAGAACGGATGCTGGCCGGAGAACCTTCGATCGAGTATGGTAATTTACGTGAGCTAAATAAACATATGCGAAAGATGCACGATCATGTGATAGCAACCAGCATCAAGTGTCCTATGTGTGATAAGAAGCTGCGCTACCGAGCAAAGTTGCTGGAACATCGTGACATGCATTTGAATCCGGAACAGTTTCGGTGTGTGGTGTGCCAGGAGGTACATCAAAACATGGCCGAACACATGAAGAACAAGCATCAGGAACGAACATACTGCTGTGAGGAGTGTGGCAAGCGGTTCCCATTTAAGGCTCGACTTACGGCACATGTAAAGAAAATGCACACAACCAAGGATGTTGTCTGTGACCAGTGCCAGAAAAG CTTCAGCAAATACACCATCGATGACCACAAACGAGCGGTACATGAGTCAAAGTTTATTTGCGAACATTGTCCACGCACGTTCAAGTCGCGCTTCTCACTCGAACAACATATGGAGGAGCACGTGGAAGGGCTGCGCAAATCGATGGCCGCCACTTGCGACAAGTGTGGCGTTGTGTTGCGCGATAAATACACGCTGCAATCGCACATCAAGCGAATGCACACGGATCATCCGCCGGTTAGTTGTGTATCGTGCGGGAAGGTATTCAAATCAAAGCATAATCTCAACGCACATCTGGCAAACGTATGCACCGAGCGGAGCTTCCCCTGTCATATCTGTGGGAAGCAGTTTAAGAAAAAGATTAAGCTAAAGGAACATATGACGACACACACAAAGAGTGCGCTGTATCAGTGCCCATACTGTCCGAAAACGTTCAGCTTCGAAACGCAACTGTACACGCACCGGAAGCAGAAACACTACGAGCAGTGGCTGGAGATGCAGCGGAAACGCAAAGAGGGCTTTCGGTTTAAGGTCAATCGTGTCTCCGACATGCCTGCCATGTGA
- the LOC125771461 gene encoding TATA-box-binding protein-like: MVGNSSFISNAISTSVAPNGNTSSGNSSSNSNITGSSTIVRNGISFGSKSILDVNLKTSNNAVNVVKGVYLRQQHYPLNQQQQPSTSGVVTSAVGSTSAVSSDSGHHQSIVGGMINHNSLMFATTTTTTNHQQQLSVISNTSPVGGGGVAEKKPAALNTTRIDSDGTILTATETSSGSSIVASNTIISTSATSAASATSTDTPTDSDVTGATELSLETKEPNPDTEPQEEQPEIDIVINNVVCSFSVRCHLNLHDIARQGNNVEFRRENGMVTMKLRRPYTTASIWSSGKITCTGATSEHQAKIAARRYSRCLQKLGFNVRFRNFRIVNVLGTCSMPFGIMIVNFSEKYKKDASYEPELHPGVTFKLQTPKATLKIFSTGSITVTAASVAFVQAAIEQIFPLVYEFRKKRTPVEKQAMVKQAPPDFDPHDVDHLIEEDREGALAEAEGLTYWNGTSGDPLQPDEQPEDDELETFGDDEDVRTRNNTKAIHKINSIRQNGKKRRLYQQRPSGRVVNDGDNMSDDDLCVSDYE, encoded by the exons ATGGTGGGTAACAGCTCCTTCATCAGCAACGCCATTAGCACCTCCGTTGCACCCAATGGTAATACCAGCAGTGgcaacagtagcagcaacagtaACATCACCGGTTCCAGTACCATCGTTCGCAACGGAATTAGCTTCGGAAGCAAAAGCATACTAGATGTAAATTTGAAGACTAGCAACAATGCGGTGAACGTTGTGAAGGGAGTCTATCTACGGCAACAGCATTATCCTCtgaatcagcagcagcagcctaGCACTTCTGGTGTGGTAACCTCTGCCGTGGGCAGCACTAGCGCCGTGAGTTCGGATTCCGGCCACCACCAGTCCATCGTAGGCGGAATGATCAATCACAATTCTTTGATGTTtgcaacgacgacgacgaccaccaatcaccagcagcagctgtCGGTCATATCGAACACATCCCCAGTAGGTGGCGGAGgagtagcagaaaagaagcCAGCTGCTCTCAACACAACCAGAATCGATAGCGACGGTACAATACTGACAGCAACCGAAaccagcagcggcagcagcatcgtggccAGTAATACCATCATCTCCACATCCGCCACCAGTGCTGCCAGTGCGACCTCCACGGACACTCCCACCGATTCGGATGTGACGGGCGCTACGGAGCTGTCGCTGGAAACCAAAGAACCGAACCCAGACACCGAGCCACAGGAGGAACAACCGGAGATCGACATCGTGATCAACAACGTTGTCTGCTCTTTCAGCGTACGCTGTCATCTGAATCTTCATGACATCGCCCGCCAAGGGAACAACGTGGAGTTCCGAAGAGAGAATGGAATGGTAACAATGAAGCTGCGCCGCCCGTACACGACCGCCTCGATTTGGTCGTCCGGAAAAATAACGTGCACCGGTGCTACATCAGAGCATCAG GCAAAAATAGCGGCACGACGCTACTCCCGCTGCCTtcagaagttaggttttaatgTTAGATTTAGGAACTTTCGTATCGTGAACGTACTCGGCACTTGCAGCATGCCGTTCGGCATCATGATTGTCAACTTCTCGGAGAAGTACAAAAAGGATGCCAGCTACGAGCCGGAGCTACATCCAGGCGTTACCTTCAAGCTGCAGACGCCGAAAGCGACCCTGAAAATATTCTCAACGGGAAGCATTACCGTCACCG CGGCAAGCGTGGCCTTTGTACAAGCGGCAATCGAACAAATATTTCCGCTCGTGTACGAATTTCGTAAAAAACGAACCCCGGTGGAGAAGCAGGCAATGGTGAAACAAGCGCCACCGGACTTTGATCCGCATGACGTCGATCATCTGATAGAGGAGGACCGTGAAGGTGCACTGGCGGAAGCGGAAGGTCTCACGTATTGGAATGGCACGTCCGGCGATCCGCTGCAGCCTGATGAGCAGCCAGAGGACGATGAACTCGAGACGTTCGGTGACGATGAAGACGTCCGTACTCGTAACAACACCAAAGCAATACACAAAATCAATAGTATTAGGCAAAACGGTAAGAAGCGCCGCCTGTACCAGCAGCGCCCATCCGGCCGGGTTGTGAACGATGGCGACAACATGTCCGACGATGATCTGTGCGTCAGTGACTACGAATAG
- the LOC125771444 gene encoding zinc finger protein 43-like: protein MDAAAAPPPAPPIDVYDVINQKECGICLTFRTEQICFDMFMPREDDPKEMPYLVWKHVGLQFTQETGKHYVCRDCGNAVYEFNRFYLMVQNVHQERQAAVLQVKQEQSEGCNAVPAAEEVVQGVNQNGHHGELKVESEPQMDGGTGLILQDVPEYTARPEANGIPGRRGLVGGNGMAESSGEQQGMASYALLNDTEPESSRIRPPVTGGTPSRKRKNQEMDEEIIDFYKLVCDVCEDRIEYGTMKELNQHMKQMHGEESGRVCCPQCGKMFRTRVKLLEHKSVHMRQDTTSEDDVEKLQSEQMDKEILDFYKRISCELCETATGAGAGPPSGTLYATVKELNHHMRLVHGQQAGTVKCPLCEKKIRTRPKLLEHKRMHQPNALLEEDSGKSGNPGGEQGPELTEEQKQTLDREIFDFYKPIICEICDPEKGATGQGEATAVTSGQGETAEEEYRSLKQLNQHMRTVHGLESGTIKCQLCAKKFRSRVKLVEHKDMHENPERFRCGVCQEVHQNLEEHMQNKHQEWEFACEECGKRFPFKNRLTAHMAKVHMKKDIICEECNKPFTKFSIEKHKKTVHGGAIFICENCPKTFKTRVSLERHMEAHNNGEQPGSAATVSCSLCNSVLKDEYNLKAHMKRIHAEQTPATCSTCGKTFKSKHSLNTHIANVCTNRQFGCTHCGKQFKKRTKLKQHMTIHARGAD, encoded by the exons AtggatgcagcagcagcaccaccaccagcaccaccgaTCGATGTTTACGATGTCATCAATCAAAAGGAATGCGGAATATGTCTCACGTTCCGGACGGAGCAGATCTGCTTCGACATGTTCATGCCTAGGGAGGACGACCCGAAGGAGATGCCGTATCTGGTCTGGAAGCACGTTGGACTACAGTTTACGCAGGAAACGGGCAAACACTACGTCTGTAGGGACTGTGGGAACGCGGTTTACGAGTTTAATCGTTTTTACTTGATGGTACAGAACGTACACCAGGAACGGCAGGCGGCGGTGCTCCAGGTGAAGCAGGAACAGAGCGAGGGATGTAATGCTGTGCCGGCTGCCGAAGAAGTGGTACAAGGCGTAAATCAGAACGGTCATCACGGGGAGCTGAAAGTGGAGTCAGAGCCCCAGATGGATGGTGGAACAGGGCTCATATTGCAAGATGTTCCGGAGTATACTGCACGACCCGAAGCGAATGGAATACCGGGACGACGGGGCCTTGTCGGTGGCAATGGTATGGCAGAAAGTTCGGGTGAACAGCAGGGGATGGCTTCGTACGCGTTGCTGAATGATACGGAGCCGGAAAGTAGTCGAATCCGGCCACCGGTCACCGGTGGCACACCGAGCAGGAAGCGTAAGAATCAAGAAATGGACGAAGAAATTATTGACTTCTATAAGCTCGTCTGTGACGTGTGTGAGGATCGCATCGAGTACGGTACGATGAAGGAGCTAAATCAGCACATGAAACAGATGCATGGCGAGGAATCGGGACGCGTTTGCTGTCCGCAGTGTGGTAAAATGTTCCGTACCCGGGTGAAGCTGCTGGAGCACAAGAGTGTACACATGCGCCAGGACACGACATCGGAGGACGACGTGGAAAAGCTTCAGTCGGAACAGATGGACAAAGAAATACTGGATTTTTACAAGCGCATCAGTTGCGAACTGTGTGAAACTGCAACCGGTGCCGGAGCCGGTCCACCATCCGGTACACTATACGCGACCGTAAAGGAGCTGAACCACCACATGCGATTGGTTCACGGTCAGCAGGCCGGCACCGTGAAATGTCCGCTCTGTGAAAAGAAGATACGTACGCGACCGAAGCTGCTCGAACATAAGCGCATGCACCAGCCAAACGCTCTGCTGGAGGAGGATTCTGGCAAATCGGGAAATCCCGGCGGTGAGCAAGGTCCCGAGTTGACGGAAGAACAGAAGCAGACGCTAGATAGAGAAATATTCGATTTCTACAAACCAATTATATGCGAGATTTGCGACCCGGAAAAGGGCGCAACCGGCCAAGGTGAGGCGACGGCAGTAACAAGCGGCCAGGGAGAAACGGCGGAAGAGGAGTACCGGTCGCTGAAGCAACTTAACCAACACATGCGGACCGTGCACGGGCTTGAATCGGGTACGATCAAGTGTCAGCTGTGCGCCAAAAAGTTTCGCTCGCGGGTGAAGCTGGTCGAGCATAAGGATATGCATGAAAATCCGGAACGGTTTCGGTGCGGTGTGTGCCAGGAGGTGCACCAAAACTTGGAGGAGCACATGCAAAACAAGCACCAGGAGTGGGAGTTTGCTTGCGAAGAGTGTGGCAAGCGGTTTCCTTTTAAGAACAGACTCACTGCCCACATGGCGAAGGTTCACATGAAGAAGGACATCATCTGCGAGGAATGTAACAAACC ATTTACCAAGTTCAGCatcgaaaaacacaaaaaaacggttcacGGTGGTGCGATTTTCATTTGCGAAAACTGCCCGAAAACATTCAAGACGCGCGTTTCGCTCGAACGGCACATGGAGGCCCACAACAACGGGGAGCAGCCAGGATCTGCTGCCACCGTTAGCTGCTCGCTGTGCAACTCGGTACTGAAGGACGAGTATAATCTAAAAGCCCACATGAAACGAATTCACGCCGAACAAACGCCGGCCACGTGCAGCACGTGCGGCAAAACGTTCAAATCGAAGCACAGTCTCAATACGCACATCGCGAACGTGTGCACCAATCGGCAGTTCGGCTGCACGCACTGTGGCAAGCAGTTCAAGAAGCGGACAAAGCTGAAACAACACATGACGATTCACGCACGCGGCGCCGACTAA
- the LOC125771478 gene encoding 28S ribosomal protein S22, mitochondrial isoform X1 — MCVESFLTSNLCDINSRSKSIWDTVNINRYNMWKMWKELRLIGGFVRQRRTVPQILPSVHYRLFSSSPAQNESEPFFIYDKDPAPAFMRDDVQQLLKSITRLELDKVFRKRSVKDNTVEYRFMTDEQLRQELLTSIGEAQKMLQMPPVVQEQKDSCRVISKDGALKALSTSKFVFTDITYGLKNSQRSIVVRHPDGTLQEAPYEMRKRLNQIYFPLTGRSIHQPPMFDHVHLQRLLEEGKYEFILDRACVQFEPYEKDYHQITANVYQHINENRAFDALRSTRHFGPFAFFLAWHKLIDDLLLDIVKQDYLRNGIELIVLFSTLHGTALDENVKQIALQTQMPSLFDAPEKSIDELKQDDQFLSIIEQFVNEHATKKVQLNLAVQGYREMATEKLRLAEGIRRMHGES, encoded by the exons ATGTGCGTCGAGTCGTTTTTGACCAGCAATCTGTGTGATATAAACAGTCGCTCAAAATCAATATGGGACACCGTGAACATCAACCG TTACAACATGTGGAAAATGTGGAAGGAATTACGGTTGATTGGCGGTTTCGTCAGGCAAAGAAGAACGGTCCCCCAAATATTGCCTTCCGTGCATTATCGTTTGTTTAGTTCCAGCCCTGCCCAAAACGAAAGCGAACCATTCTTTATTTATG ATAAGGACCCGGCACCAGCATTCATGCGGGACGATGTGCAACAGCTCCTTAAGTCGATCACACGCCTGGAACTGGACAAAGTTTTCCGGAAACGCTCTGTAAAAGACAACACTGTCGAGTATCGCTTTATGACCGATGAACAGCTACGACAGGAGCTGCTGACATCGATCGGAGAAGCTCAAAAAATGCTGCAGATGCCACCAGTCGTACAGGAGCAGAAAGACAGCTGTAGAGTAATATCGAAGGACGGTGCATTGAAGGCGCTGTCTACGTCGAAGTTCGTTTTTACCGACATTACGTACGGATTGAAGAACAGTCAGCGATCCATTGTGGTGCGCCATCCTGATGGCACCCTGCAAGAAGCACCGTACGAGATGAGAAAGCGGTTGAATCAGATTTACTTCCCGCTTACTGGTCGCTCCATCCATCAGCCACCAATGTTCGATCACGTGCATTTGCAGCGGCTACTGGAAGAAGGCAAGTACGAATTTATCCTAGACCGAGCCTGTGTGCAGTTTGAGCCATACGAAAAAGATTACCACCAAATCACGGCCAACGTTTACCAGCACATCAACGAGAACCGAGCATTCGACGCATTACGGTCGACGCGTCATTTTGGTCCGTTTGCGTTCTTTCTTGCCTGGCACAAACTTATCGATGATCTGCTACTTGATATAGTCAAGCAGGACTATCTACGAAACGGGATTGAGCTGATCGTGCTCTTCTCAACGTTGCATGGTACTGCGCTGGATGAAAACGTGAAACAAATCGCACTACAAACCCAAATGCCCAGCCTATTCGATGCGCCGGAAAAGTCAATCGATGAGCTGAAACAAGACGACCAATTCCTGTCCATAATTGAACAGTTTGTGAACGAGCATGCTACTAAGAAGGTACAACTCAACCTCGCCGTACAGGGATACCGAGAAATGGCTACGGAGAAACTTCGACTTGCAGAGGGCATTAGGCGAATGCATGGTGAGAGCTGA
- the LOC125771478 gene encoding 28S ribosomal protein S22, mitochondrial isoform X2, whose amino-acid sequence MWKMWKELRLIGGFVRQRRTVPQILPSVHYRLFSSSPAQNESEPFFIYDKDPAPAFMRDDVQQLLKSITRLELDKVFRKRSVKDNTVEYRFMTDEQLRQELLTSIGEAQKMLQMPPVVQEQKDSCRVISKDGALKALSTSKFVFTDITYGLKNSQRSIVVRHPDGTLQEAPYEMRKRLNQIYFPLTGRSIHQPPMFDHVHLQRLLEEGKYEFILDRACVQFEPYEKDYHQITANVYQHINENRAFDALRSTRHFGPFAFFLAWHKLIDDLLLDIVKQDYLRNGIELIVLFSTLHGTALDENVKQIALQTQMPSLFDAPEKSIDELKQDDQFLSIIEQFVNEHATKKVQLNLAVQGYREMATEKLRLAEGIRRMHGES is encoded by the exons ATGTGGAAAATGTGGAAGGAATTACGGTTGATTGGCGGTTTCGTCAGGCAAAGAAGAACGGTCCCCCAAATATTGCCTTCCGTGCATTATCGTTTGTTTAGTTCCAGCCCTGCCCAAAACGAAAGCGAACCATTCTTTATTTATG ATAAGGACCCGGCACCAGCATTCATGCGGGACGATGTGCAACAGCTCCTTAAGTCGATCACACGCCTGGAACTGGACAAAGTTTTCCGGAAACGCTCTGTAAAAGACAACACTGTCGAGTATCGCTTTATGACCGATGAACAGCTACGACAGGAGCTGCTGACATCGATCGGAGAAGCTCAAAAAATGCTGCAGATGCCACCAGTCGTACAGGAGCAGAAAGACAGCTGTAGAGTAATATCGAAGGACGGTGCATTGAAGGCGCTGTCTACGTCGAAGTTCGTTTTTACCGACATTACGTACGGATTGAAGAACAGTCAGCGATCCATTGTGGTGCGCCATCCTGATGGCACCCTGCAAGAAGCACCGTACGAGATGAGAAAGCGGTTGAATCAGATTTACTTCCCGCTTACTGGTCGCTCCATCCATCAGCCACCAATGTTCGATCACGTGCATTTGCAGCGGCTACTGGAAGAAGGCAAGTACGAATTTATCCTAGACCGAGCCTGTGTGCAGTTTGAGCCATACGAAAAAGATTACCACCAAATCACGGCCAACGTTTACCAGCACATCAACGAGAACCGAGCATTCGACGCATTACGGTCGACGCGTCATTTTGGTCCGTTTGCGTTCTTTCTTGCCTGGCACAAACTTATCGATGATCTGCTACTTGATATAGTCAAGCAGGACTATCTACGAAACGGGATTGAGCTGATCGTGCTCTTCTCAACGTTGCATGGTACTGCGCTGGATGAAAACGTGAAACAAATCGCACTACAAACCCAAATGCCCAGCCTATTCGATGCGCCGGAAAAGTCAATCGATGAGCTGAAACAAGACGACCAATTCCTGTCCATAATTGAACAGTTTGTGAACGAGCATGCTACTAAGAAGGTACAACTCAACCTCGCCGTACAGGGATACCGAGAAATGGCTACGGAGAAACTTCGACTTGCAGAGGGCATTAGGCGAATGCATGGTGAGAGCTGA